The Silene latifolia isolate original U9 population chromosome Y, ASM4854445v1, whole genome shotgun sequence sequence TTATGAGGCCAGGGATCCCCGGTTGATGGCATACCTAGACGTAGCAAAGGAGCTGAAAATCAGATTTGTCACGTTCAACATTAAGCAAATCCCAAGGGACCAGAATGCAgaagcacacacacacacacactagccaccctgggggcaaccttcaaagCAAGAACCATCTCCACaataccaattgtccacgtgcTGGAGCCAGCAACACTAAAATCTCAGCAGGAAGCAGAAATGGTGTGCAGCACCAGCAGTGAAGAAAATACTCCAGACTGGAGGAAACCATACCTAGACTGGTTGCAGAATGATATCTGCCAgcagataaaaaggaggtaaggagcttcagaatgagagcatccagattcatactaattgatgGTGTTTTATTCAGGAAATCTCTCGCTGGACCcaacctcagatgcctggatcgggaagagtctcaggctatcttgcatgctctccacagtggagagtgtggaaaccatgcaggggttaggagcctgtccaacaaggcactgaggcagggatacttctggcccacaatgcgcaaagatgccATGGAATTCGCAAAAAGATGTGACGCTTGTCAGAGGCACGCCCACGttagccaccagccagcagagcctctgcatcaggttatctcaccatggcccttcatgaagtggggaatggacatcgtGGGACCATTACCCAGAGCACGAGGAAACAAAGTCTAAATGCTCGCCATGAcggactacttttccaaatggatagaagcagaatcatcctcccaggttacaaaagcacaggtgatatctttcattaaacgcaatatcatatgcaggtttggcattccatctgagattatatgtgataatgagtcccaattcattggaaataagacagaagctttttgtgctaggtggaatatCTCATTGCAGAAATATACTCCTAGGAACCCCCAGTCCAacggacaagctgaatccagcaataagtTTATTGTCGAAAACATGAAAAAGAAGCTAGAGGAGATTGGGGGCAAATGGGCAGATGAGCTGCCTCTGGTTCTCTGGTCTGACAGAACCACACCCAAGGTTGCAACGGGACAAACTCCCTTCCGCCTGGTGTTCAgagcagaagcagtcattccatccgAAGTTAGGGTCCCAACACACAGATATGGATCCATAACAGAAGATCGGAATCAGGTGGAAATGGCAAGCAGTCTGGACACGATAGACGAACTCAGAACTAGCGCCCATATCAGAATGGCTTCATACAGACAGACTGTGGCTAGAAGCTttaacaagaatgtaaaagtaAGAACCCTGCAGGTAGGAGATCTGGTCCTCAAGAAAGTCTTCCAAAATACCAAGAACCATCAAGCAGGAAAATTCGCCTACAACTGGGAGGGGCCATACCAAGTAGAAAGCACAGTTGGAAATGAAGCCTACCGACTCATGACTATAGAAGGGCAAATGGTTCCAGATCCTGGAATATCACCCACTTGAAAAAGTATTTCACTTAAGTCACCAGCATGGTCAGCAACTGGGTACTCAGCCTACCAGATACAGCTCAGTCAGGTTCTAGATATTGCTTTAAATATTTTCTGGCTCTAAATATTTTTCTGTCTCTAAATATTTTTCTGGCTCTAAATATTTTTCTGTCTCTAAATATTCTTCTGTCTCTAAATATTTTTCTGGTTCTAAATGTTATTTCTGAATTCAACATTTCTGGTTCTGAAACAACCTTATTTGTATTTTAATTCTAGTAAATTTTAAGTTACAAAACCACTTTGAATGTTTTAAGTATTGAAtccctttttatttctttcaaatgGCGAAGTGAATAAAATGCAACCTAATCTAGCAGAGTAGTATTCATtacagaaggcgtgtgtccgtggctaagcacgtacaaccgggacaaccagcctctcgcgatgcattagcacccacgcaagcctggctcctctggacgagtgggcatactagaccccttagccagcaatcaaacagcgatggccaaacaaacgactagcatgcacaaatcaaagcaCCAGAAACGGTACGACACAAAGATATATCCACCAGAAAATACTTAAGTTCAAAAGAAAAATACGTCTTGCACCAGAACCAGACTAAAATACATCAAACTGttcaaaataaaactga is a genomic window containing:
- the LOC141628163 gene encoding uncharacterized protein LOC141628163; this encodes MVCSTSSEENTPDWRKPYLDWLQNDICQQIKRRWNISLQKYTPRNPQSNGQAESSNKFIVENMKKKLEEIGGKWADELPLVLWSDRTTPKVATGQTPFRLVFRAEAVIPSEVRVPTHRYGSITEDRNQVEMASSLDTIDELRTSAHIRMASYRQTVARSFNKNVKVRTLQVGDLVLKKVFQNTKNHQAGKFAYNWEGPYQVESTVGNEAYRLMTIEGQMVPDPGISPT